A region from the Malus domestica chromosome 07, GDT2T_hap1 genome encodes:
- the LOC103439619 gene encoding NADPH-dependent aldo-keto reductase, chloroplastic, translating to MRSNQVRLNCGITMPVIGLGTYSFQNDRKTTELAVHMALKMGYRHFDTAKIYGSEPALGNALTEAMHDGKVEREDIFVTSKLWGSDHHDPVAGLKQTLKNMGMEYLDMYLVHWPVKLKPWACNPIPDEDEFEPLDLETTWSGMQKCLDLGFCRCIGVSNFSTKKIEQLLDFASVPPAVNQVEMHPLWRQRKLRDFCRDHNIHVSAYSPLGGPGNSWGSTLVVNNPIIRAIANKRKATPAQVALRWGLSKGSSMIVKSFSPERIKENFGAIDLKLDGQDFMEIDKLEERKIMRGEFLVNETTSPYKTIQDLWDDEI from the exons atgagAAGCAACCAGGTTCGATTGAATTGTGGAATCACAATGCCTGTCATTGGGTTAGGCACTTATTCCTTCCAAAACGATAGGAAAACAACAGAACTTGCTGTCCATATGGCCCTCAAG ATGGGTTACAGGCATTTCGACACAGCGAAGATATATGGTTCGGAGCCGGCTCTCGGAAACGCTTTGACAGAGGCAATGCATGACGGAAAAGTAGAGAGGGAAGACATTTTTGTGACATCTAAGTTATGGGGTAGTGATCACCATGACCCTGTTGCAGGACTCAAGCAAACTCTCAA GAACATGGGAATGGAATATTTGGACATGTACCTAGTGCACTGGCCAGTGAAGTTGAAGCCATGGGCATGCAATCCCATTCCAGATGAAGATGAATTTGAGCCGTTGGATTTGGAGACCACTTGGTCTGGAATGCAGAAGTGCCTGGACTTGggattttgcaggtgcattggTGTCAGCAATTTCTCCACCAAAAAGATTGAACAGCTTCTGGATTTTGCCTCTGTTCCCCCAGCTGTCAATCAG GTCGAAATGCACCCGCTGTGGAGGCAAAGAAAGCTTCGAGATTTTTGTAGGGACCACAATATCCATGTAAGTGCTTACTCACCACTTGGTGGGCCTGGGAATTCATGGGGATCAACACTTGTGGTGAACAATCCAATCATCCGGGCCATTGCCAACAAGCGTAAAGCAACTCCAGCCCAG GTTGCTCTAAGGTGGGGATTATCAAAGGGATCAAGCATGATTGTGAAAAGCTTTAGTCCAGAAAGGATTAAGGAGAACTTTGGAGCCATTGATCTGAAATTGGACGGTCAAGATTTCATGGAGATAGACAAGTTGGAGGAAAGGAAGATCATGAGGGGAGAGTTTCTAGTCAATGAAACCACAAGCCCATACAAAACAATTCAAGATTTATGGGATGatgaaatttaa
- the LOC103439620 gene encoding P-loop NTPase domain-containing protein LPA1 homolog 1-like, which translates to MGPRTITASSKYDFVKVKVWLGDHAEHYYVFSRFLLSQMLTVTKIPNHAAIRIALELKKLLVDNSLLDVSQSDLEANMFKLMEQRGYGEEYANRYKMMTRFHHQRVPLIILLCGTACVGKSTIATQISQRLNLPNVMQTDVVYELLRTSTDAPLASTPVWARDFSSAEELITEFCRECRIVRKGLAGDLKKAVKDGKPIIIEGMHIDPNIYLMADENKTPDESRTHLENVLVSSEEGTPTANNANNVDYLEAIGLAGSVIEISNEGESVKGSEEVKSTSVSKEKCGPGPIIIPLVLKMAEFDHNALLEEWFSTFAFNDKLVQDKDKLASNLKIIQDYLCSFNSKGLKVLNLSTNTFNPTLDWLHGYLLERIEQGISPKSNENSRQLQEN; encoded by the exons ATGGGTCCTAGAACCATAACTGCTTCCTCCAAATACGACTTTGTCAAG GTGAAGGTGTGGTTGGGTGATCATGCCGAGCACTACTACGTGTTTTCGAGGTTTTTGCTCAGccaaatgttaaccgtcaccaAG ATCCCAAATCATGCAGCTATCAGAATCGCTCTTGAGCTCAAGAAGCTGCTTGTGGACAACAGCCTTCTAGATGT GTCGCAGTCCGATTTGGAAGCTAATATGTTCAAG CTTATGGAGCAGAGGGGCTATGGGGAAGAGTACGCAAATCGTTACAAGATGATGACGAG ATTTCACCATCAAAGAGTACCATTGATCATTCTTTTATGCGGAACTGCCTGCGTTGGAAAGTCGACGATTGCAACACAAATTTCACAGAGGTTGAATTTGCCTAATGTCATGCAGACAGATGTGGTGTACGAATTGCTGCGCACATCAACGGA TGCACCATTGGCATCTACTCCTGTATGGGCGCGAGACTTCAGCTCCGCGGAGGAGTTAATTACCGAGTTTTGTAGGGAATGCAGGATTGTACGTAAAG GATTGGCGGGTGATTTGAAGAAAGCAGTGAAAGATGGGAAGCCAATAATAATAGAA GGAATGCATATCGATCCAAACATCTATCTGATGGCGGATGAAAATAAAACACCAGACGAATCCAGAACACACTTGGAAAATGTGCTTGTCAGCTCAGAAGAAGGGACACCAACAGCTAACAACGCGAACAACGTAGATTACCTGGAAGCTATTGGCCTAGCAGGAAGTGTCATTGAGATTAGTAACGAAG GTGAAAGCGTGAAAGGTTCGGAGGAGGTTAAAAGTACTTCTGTTTCGAAAGAGAAGTGTGGTCCTGGACCGATTATTATACCTCTAGTTCTGAAGATGGCTGAATTCGATCACAAT GCATTACTAGAGGAATGGTTCTCAACTTTTGCATTCAATGACAAACTAGTCCAG GACAAAGATAAGCTAGCAAGCAACTTAAAGATCATTCAGGACTATCTTTGTTCATTCAACTCCAAG GGATTGAAAGTACTCAACCTGTCAACAAACACATTCAACCCGACGTTGGACTGGCTGCACGGATATCTTCTCGAG CGTATTGAGCAAGGAATTTCGCCGAAGTCCAACGAAAACAGTAGGCAGCTTCAGGAAAATTAG
- the LOC103439621 gene encoding P-loop NTPase domain-containing protein LPA1 homolog 1-like — MGFHPDTQTMNNKGKAVAVSSPNINDIDDDNVNIGVDDLDLDDDNNHRSSGVSSTSIRFSSRNTSSKYDFVKVKVWLGDNADHYYVLSRFLLSRMLTVTKIPNYVAIKIALELKKLLIDNSLLDVSQSDLEVNLFKLMERRGYGEEYINRYKMMTRFHHQRVPLVILVCGTACVGKSTIATQLAQRLNLPNVLQTDMVYELLRTSTDAPLTSTPVWERDFSSSEELITEFCRECRIVRKGLAGDLKKAMKDGKPIIIEGIHLDPSIYLMEDDNKTQAQEKTQEADPVAVDGTKTQMENSSPIISGSSSEVFNSAAHVSCEEGTPTNKVDKVLDHLEAIDLAGNVSEEKGESVTDPELSKRTSVKKEKSGTEPIIIPLVLKMAEFDHKALLEEVISTRTFSDKSIIQDKDKLIRNLKTIQDYLCSFNSQGLTVVNISSTTFPQTLDWLHGYLLECIEHGISSVSNGNSRRPAES; from the exons TTCCACCCGGACACACAGACGATGAACAACAAAGGCAAAGCAGTCGCCGTCTCAAGCCCCAACATCAACGACATCGACGACGACAACGTTAACATCGGCGTAGACGACTTGGATTTGGACGACGACAACAACCACAGAAGTAGTGGCGTCTCTTCGACTTCCATCAGATTCTCGTCCCGCAACACTTCCTCCAAATACGACTTTGTCAAG GTGAAGGTCTGGCTGGGTGATAATGCAGATCACTACTATGTTCTTTCCAGATTTTTGCTCAGTCGAATGTTGACTGTCACTAAG ATCCCGAATTATGTAGCGATTAAAATCGCGCTGGAGCTCAAGAAGCTGCTGATTGACAACAGCCTGCTAGATGT TTCGCAGTCCGATTTGGAAGTGAATTTGTTTAAG CTTATGGAACGAAGGGGTTATGGGGAAGAGTACATAAATCGGTACAAGATGATGACCAG ATTTCACCATCAACGAGTACCATTGGTTATTCTTGTATGTGGAACTGCCTGTGTTGGAAAGTCGACCATTGCTACCCAACTTGCACAAAGACTAAATTTGCCTAATGTCTTGCAG ACAGATATGGTATATGAATTGTTGCGCACGTCAACAGA TGCACCATTGACATCTACTCCTGTATGGGAACGAGACTTCAGCTCCTCCGAGGAGTTAATTACTGAATTTTGTAGGGAATGCAGGATTGTCCGTAAAG GATTGGCTGGTGATTTGAAGAAAGCTATGAAAGATGGAAAGCCAATAATAATAGAG GGAATACATTTGGATCCAAGCATTTATTTAATGGAAGATGATAATAAAACACAAGCACAAGAGAAAACTCAGGAGGCAGACCCAGTTGCAGTAGATGGTACCAAAACACAGatggaaaacagttctccaatTATAAGCGGAAGTTCTTCTGAAGTTTTCAACAGTGCTGCACATGTCAGCTGCGAAGAAGGGACACCAACTAACAAGGTGGACAAAGTCTTGGACCACCTGGAAGCTATTGACCTAGCCGGAAATGTTTCTGAGGAAAAAG GTGAAAGTGTTACTGATCCAGAGTTGAGTAAACGTACTTCTGTTAAGAAAGAGAAGTCTGGTACCGAACCAATTATTATACCTCTAGTTTTGAAGATGGCTGAGTTTGATCATAAG GCATTACTAGAAGAGGTGATCTCGACTCGTACATTTAGTGATAAATCTATAATCCAG GATAAAGATAAGCTAATACGCAACTTAAAGACCATCCAGGATTatctttgttcattcaattcgCAG GGATTGACAGTCGTCAATATATCATCAACCACATTTCCGCAAACACTGGATTGGCTGCATGGGTATCTTCTTGAG TGTATAGAGCATGGTATTTCATCAGTGTCCAATGGAAATAGTAGGCGGCCTGCGGAAAGTTAG